The Candidatus Nitrosymbiomonas proteolyticus genome has a segment encoding these proteins:
- a CDS encoding N-acetyltransferase — translation MLIEQPTTLEAMQDWLSRALRDQDQGHALPFIQIDPPTGGVIGTTRYMDVRPYDRSLEIGWTWLAPTFRRTAANTESKFLLLEHAFERLGAKRVQLKTDVRNEMSRTAIERVGAKFEGVLRNYQRRFDGTVRDTAMYSIIDADWPQAREALRSRLSS, via the coding sequence ATGCTCATCGAGCAGCCCACAACGCTCGAAGCGATGCAGGATTGGCTGAGTCGTGCCCTGCGCGATCAAGACCAGGGACACGCTTTACCCTTTATACAAATCGATCCCCCGACAGGAGGGGTCATCGGCACGACCCGGTACATGGACGTCCGGCCGTACGATCGATCTCTGGAGATCGGCTGGACTTGGCTCGCGCCTACCTTTCGAAGGACCGCCGCCAACACCGAAAGCAAGTTCCTCTTGCTTGAACACGCGTTCGAGAGGCTGGGAGCGAAGAGAGTGCAACTCAAAACGGATGTCCGAAACGAGATGTCTCGAACGGCGATTGAGCGAGTCGGCGCGAAGTTTGAAGGCGTCTTGAGGAACTACCAGCGACGCTTCGATGGCACGGTTCGGGATACGGCGATGTACAGCATCATCGACGCGGACTGGCCCCAAGCGCGTGAGGCCCTTAGATCGAGGCTCAGTTCCTAG
- a CDS encoding transketolase, which produces MHDPSTELAALAVNTVRGLAIDAVQKAASGHPGMPLGAAPMAYALWTRHLRHNPRNPSWFNRDRFVLSAGHGSMLLYALLHLTGYDLSLDDLRAFRQWGSRTPGHPENTLTPGVEMATGPLGQGFSTAVGMAIAEKHLAAVWNRPGHEIVDHRTYVICSDGDLMEGVTNEAASLAGHLRLGKLICLYDDNEISIDGSTDITFTEEVGGRFEALNWQVIRLEDGMNVDRVSRALDEAIGETARPSLIVCPTQIGFGSPNKAGKSASHGAPLGEEEVRLTKRALGLPEDTAFWVPESVLDHFRASLGRGETWEREWTEALDAYGQAFPREAQELARTLRRELPVGLAVDLPEFDSKIATRAASGKVIQAVAGPIPELLGGSADLAESNNTWIAQSPAFQPTSPEGRNLCFGVREHAMACAVNGMNLHGGLRAYGATFLIFSDYCRPAIRLAALMHCPSLFVFTHDSVGLGEDGPTHQPIEQLSSLRAMPNLFVFRPADGNETAACWLEALRRSAGPSCLVLTRQGVPAVSSEDIERHPARRGAYVLHEPEQPAKVTLLATGSEVAPCLEAARILGERGRGARVVSMPCCELFEEQDQEYKESVLPPEIPTLSVEAGATWGWSKYAQAHVGIDRFGASAPGDVVMRELGIEPESIARKAESLLTPESAIR; this is translated from the coding sequence GTGCATGACCCCTCGACCGAACTCGCCGCGCTCGCCGTCAATACTGTCCGAGGGCTCGCGATCGACGCCGTGCAGAAAGCCGCCAGCGGCCATCCGGGAATGCCCCTCGGAGCTGCGCCGATGGCCTACGCTCTCTGGACCCGGCACCTGCGGCACAACCCCCGCAACCCGTCTTGGTTCAACCGAGACCGGTTCGTGCTGTCCGCAGGGCACGGCTCGATGCTCCTCTACGCTCTCTTGCACCTGACCGGCTACGACCTTAGCCTCGACGACCTGCGGGCCTTTCGGCAATGGGGGAGCAGGACCCCCGGGCACCCAGAAAACACGCTCACGCCGGGAGTGGAGATGGCTACAGGGCCGCTCGGCCAGGGCTTTTCGACGGCGGTGGGGATGGCCATCGCGGAGAAGCATCTCGCCGCGGTGTGGAACCGGCCGGGCCATGAGATCGTCGACCACCGAACCTATGTGATCTGCTCGGATGGCGATCTCATGGAGGGCGTCACCAACGAGGCCGCTTCGCTTGCTGGGCACCTGCGGCTCGGCAAGCTGATTTGTCTTTATGACGACAACGAAATCTCGATCGACGGCTCGACCGATATCACCTTTACCGAAGAGGTCGGAGGGAGGTTCGAGGCGCTGAATTGGCAGGTGATCCGCCTCGAAGACGGCATGAACGTCGACCGGGTGAGCAGGGCCCTCGATGAGGCCATCGGAGAGACCGCCCGGCCCTCCTTAATCGTGTGCCCGACCCAGATCGGTTTCGGGAGCCCCAACAAGGCGGGCAAGTCAGCGTCGCACGGCGCCCCGCTTGGGGAAGAAGAAGTTCGACTCACCAAGCGCGCGCTCGGCCTCCCGGAAGACACCGCCTTTTGGGTCCCAGAATCCGTCCTCGATCACTTCCGCGCGAGCCTCGGCCGGGGAGAAACGTGGGAGCGCGAATGGACCGAAGCTCTCGACGCCTACGGGCAAGCTTTCCCGAGGGAAGCCCAGGAACTAGCTCGTACCCTCCGAAGGGAGCTTCCTGTCGGACTTGCAGTCGATTTGCCCGAGTTTGACTCCAAAATTGCCACTCGTGCCGCCAGCGGCAAGGTCATTCAGGCCGTTGCGGGGCCGATTCCTGAACTCCTCGGCGGAAGCGCGGATCTCGCCGAGAGCAACAACACGTGGATTGCGCAGAGCCCGGCGTTTCAGCCGACGTCGCCCGAAGGCCGCAACCTTTGCTTCGGCGTTCGTGAACACGCAATGGCATGCGCGGTCAACGGCATGAACTTGCACGGGGGCCTGCGCGCGTACGGGGCGACCTTCCTCATCTTCAGCGACTACTGCCGCCCGGCGATCCGGCTTGCGGCACTTATGCATTGCCCCAGCCTGTTCGTCTTCACGCACGATTCTGTCGGTCTTGGCGAGGACGGGCCGACCCACCAGCCCATCGAGCAACTTTCGAGTCTGCGGGCGATGCCCAACCTGTTTGTCTTTAGGCCCGCGGATGGCAACGAGACCGCAGCGTGCTGGCTGGAAGCGTTGCGACGAAGCGCGGGGCCTTCGTGCCTGGTCCTTACGCGGCAAGGCGTTCCTGCTGTTTCGAGCGAAGACATCGAGCGCCACCCCGCGCGAAGGGGCGCGTACGTCCTGCATGAGCCGGAACAGCCTGCTAAGGTCACGCTCCTCGCGACGGGAAGCGAAGTGGCCCCTTGCCTCGAGGCCGCCCGCATCCTCGGGGAACGCGGACGTGGAGCAAGGGTCGTCAGCATGCCTTGCTGCGAGCTTTTCGAGGAGCAAGACCAGGAGTACAAGGAGAGCGTGCTGCCGCCTGAGATTCCGACTCTTTCCGTCGAAGCCGGAGCCACCTGGGGCTGGTCGAAGTATGCGCAGGCGCACGTGGGGATCGATCGGTTTGGGGCGTCCGCGCCAGGCGACGTGGTCATGCGAGAACTCGGTATCGAACCCGAGTCCATCGCCCGCAAGGCCGAATCGCTCCTGACGCCGGAGAGCGCAATCCGCTAA
- a CDS encoding deoxyribose-phosphate aldolase, whose amino-acid sequence MSSPFTQTPNLGRNQGCSLDLDWVSQVRANTSAIERRVATLPGRRTVKKAWQTAWLLRAIGLIDLTTLSGDDSASNVRRLCWKARSPVRGDVLRGLGFDRELKVAAVCVYPARVRDAVDALEGSKIPVAAVAAGFPHGLSSFAARVDEIRAAIDFGAEEIDIVIDRSLVLRGEWESLFDEVAAFREACGQAHLKTILGTGDLGTLRNVGKASLVCMMAGADFIKTSTGKETVNATLPVGLTMVRALRDYQERTGYQVGFKPAGGIRAAKSALDWMILMKEELGDAWLRPDLFRIGASSLLSDIERQLEMAWTGRYSAYHRHPMP is encoded by the coding sequence ATGTCGAGTCCTTTCACGCAAACGCCCAATCTGGGGCGCAACCAGGGGTGCAGCCTCGATCTCGACTGGGTGTCGCAGGTCCGCGCGAACACCAGCGCGATCGAACGCAGGGTGGCGACGCTTCCGGGCAGGCGCACGGTCAAAAAGGCTTGGCAAACGGCGTGGTTGCTCCGAGCGATCGGGCTGATCGACCTGACGACGCTGAGCGGTGACGACTCCGCTTCGAACGTGCGCCGACTCTGCTGGAAGGCGCGAAGCCCCGTTCGGGGAGACGTCCTGCGGGGTCTCGGATTCGACCGCGAGCTCAAGGTGGCCGCCGTTTGTGTCTACCCCGCGAGGGTTCGAGACGCCGTCGATGCGCTTGAGGGCTCAAAGATTCCGGTGGCTGCGGTCGCCGCGGGTTTTCCCCATGGCTTGAGTTCATTTGCTGCCCGCGTCGACGAGATTCGCGCGGCCATCGACTTCGGAGCGGAGGAAATCGACATCGTAATCGATCGCAGCCTGGTGCTTCGCGGCGAGTGGGAGAGCCTCTTCGACGAGGTAGCGGCGTTTCGAGAGGCTTGCGGGCAAGCCCACCTCAAAACGATTCTGGGAACGGGCGACTTGGGGACGCTGCGAAACGTCGGCAAGGCAAGCCTTGTATGCATGATGGCTGGCGCGGACTTCATCAAAACGTCAACCGGCAAAGAAACTGTCAATGCCACGTTGCCCGTGGGACTGACGATGGTTCGAGCGCTCCGAGACTACCAGGAGCGCACAGGGTATCAGGTCGGTTTCAAGCCTGCAGGGGGAATCCGTGCCGCGAAGTCCGCGCTCGATTGGATGATCCTGATGAAAGAGGAGTTGGGCGACGCATGGCTGCGGCCCGATCTTTTCCGAATCGGCGCCAGCAGCCTCCTGAGCGACATCGAACGACAACTCGAAATGGCCTGGACCGGACGCTACTCAGCTTACCACCGGCACCCGATGCCCTAG